In Pseudoliparis swirei isolate HS2019 ecotype Mariana Trench chromosome 22, NWPU_hadal_v1, whole genome shotgun sequence, the DNA window ctgtgtcaaacatataagaaatatcaacttttttatatatttaaagggctatttaggtagtcaacaaacaaacataaagtacctcacacttaaacttggaaaacaatattaattctaataattttctggaggttttaattgctggggtcaaattgaccccacgggtaaaatatgtcagtaaatataaaggtaacaggagggtcaaattgaccataaggtaacaggagggttaaaagaataTCGTGATCAATGACATATACGGCCATTGAGGTTGAAGAGCCATAAAATTGATTGCACTGTTACTTTATAGTGTTATTACTGAGGCTATAAAATGGCTTCCTCAACTCTCTGTGTGTTGGTGGAACTCTGATAAATGTTATTGTATCTTTCTCGTCCACGAGCTGATAAGAAAGCACTCCGGGGAAGGGGAGCGGGGGCCGTCTGGACGACGCTGGTCTGTAGAACCGTAGAAGTTGACATTAAAACAGTGCACAATAGAAACAGTCCTCTAATACAGCAACAAAGATTCATCTTTAAGGAGAAATGCTGCTCAGTTACTTGAAGTGCAATATGAACCGGGGGACTCGGTATCAACGGGATCTTGGCAGGTGATGAAGCGGGAGAGAGGAAATGGCAAGGCTTAGTCGGCGAGGGAATCTGGAGCCAAATCTTTAGCTGTATTATTGTGACTAAAAAGAATAAAGCACCTTATATGTCATGACGTAAACAGACCCGAGCAGCCAGGAATGCAGATGtggatttattgtttatttccgGTGCAACAAAGTGACCTtgcatcttttttattatttaggcTCTTAGGCTCTGTATTTCTGTTTTCAGATTAAAGCACAGTGAATAATGTATTACACAGGTGTTAATGACCCGATCAGATTTTACAGAGGTGCCGAGTGTCGACCAATGATGTGGCAGCTTTCCCTCGGCTCCTAACGATACCAGCAACGTTGTCAAGTTGGTAAATTGCTGAattgttttcgtttttttccgcagcacacacacacacctgtattaaAGGTTCCAGCTATAGATATATAGAGTAATAGAGATGTAGAAGATTATTATGTAGATGCAACAAAGATAATAAGACTAACGGTCTCGGTTTGTACTTCATCTCTTTGATATGAAGTGCCGGTTTTAGATGTTCTCGTTAATCAGAGTGCTATATCAAAATTAGGGTGAACATGAGGTTGAATTATGACACCACATCTACATTTTAATCTTCAAAGGCTCTGTCTTTGTATTCCATTCATTAAGGCAATGTGCAGGGCCTTTTCATATGCCCAAAGTTTGTTAATAAAACTGTTAACTCTCATAAATGAGAATAATATTTAGCCATGTAATGGTGTCACTTATTTGGGTCCAGAGGTTCGTGACTGTGTTATTACCTTGCTCCTCATCAGCTTTGGGTATCATGAGACCCACCGACCCCTCCTCCAGCGGGCCTCCATCTGACGCTTTCCTCTGCTGAACTTCCTGGAGAATATCAGCGCAGGGAAGTGATGAAGGCCGgatttcttcatctcctccctctggttcctcatagggaggagagaaggtccCTGAACGTTCAGGCTCCGGCGTTACGCCACGACACGCCGGAGGCTCCGGGGACACGCCTCCGTTCGACGAGGGCTCGTAGTGAGGCACGAGCGTGAGGACGGTGGAGGGGACCAGAGACGATACACTCAATACTTCACGACTGGTGGGGGTTTGAAAAGATGTTGATGCCCATTGCTCGAGGGACGGATAGAGCGTCGCGTCGACTGGCTGCCGGGCATCAGGAGTGCCGGTGCTGCCCGTTTGGACCTGCGAATCCATTCTGCTGCCATGAAATGTTCAAAGTCTGTGAAAAGTTAGGGGTCCTGTTCTTTGGCGTGGTAGTGGGAAGCTCGTGGGGTCCAATTAGCAGGACGTGAGTGCGGGTCTGGAGAAGATCAACTCGAGATCAGACATGGCGGAGCTGAGTGGAGGGACGCGGACGTGGAAGGAAACCCGGAAACCTCCGCTGAGTCCTGCAAGAGAAACAAAGGCGACAGCAAAAAAAGGCTCGGAATAATGTTTCTGCGAGTAACTTTAAGATTTTGAGTGATGATAATCTCACATAATATAGATGAAGTCTTATAAAGCTTTTTAAGAGTGCATTTTATTACATCTCAAGAAAAAGAGTTTTGGGAATTTCCTCTTTTTTAAGCAAGTGTCAGATTGGATCTTGGTAATTAAACGTTGCTAAATTATCAGCCAGGATTcagattttatattaattttcagatttatttgattataataatttaggatcggaatatataagcattttttgcttctacctatatcttttcagtctttctgttttgtttattatataaaataatattgtattgtattgcaatgattgactgaataaaatacacaacagctACAACAAAGGATTTACCTAAAAgacttaaaaaacattaaaataactagaacgggcactcggtagagcgcataccttcgcatatcacaagattgtgcatttaattatgaacatgttggcgttagttgcatggcaattggataaaaatgggtaaaaagaagattttgaccttttcctgaccttgaccttgacctttgacccgatcgatcccaaaatctaatcaaatggtccccggataataaccaatcatcccaccaaatttcatgtgattcggtgtaatactttttgagttatgcgagtaacacgcatacaaataaataaataaatacacagcgatcaaaacataaccttccgcattttcaatgcgaaggtaaaaagcttgctttgagaaaaataatacatatttttctctttaaaaaaagtaagtaataagaAAATGCCAAATAAGGCCACAACAAGTGCTCTGGTAAGAATAAAGAGTTATGTCACTAACGCTGCATACACATTGTTTGTAGACTACTCTCCATCACGGGTTACTCTAAACTTCAAGCGCTCTCACCTGGATGCCAGCCGGACAGATTTCATCTTCAAGTGTACGCGTGTGATTATTGATCCCAGTGTGTCTCCTCCACACTTTCTTATAAAACCAGCGTTGCACCACAGCGGGGAAGGGGAAAGCATCACCGCCGGCGGCGAGACGCCGAAGACACTCGCAGGCTCCGGAGCATCTTTAATCCAAAAGGTATGTCATCTGCTATCGGGGATCCGTCCTCTTCTCATGGCGCAGGTTTCTGCAGCTTGTCACCTTTTTCTCGGGTGATTCtaccgctctcctcctcctcctccttctctcttcaaTTCACACTTAATCCTGCCATTGTTTCACCCTCTTCatcgtcctccttctccttccagtctacccttcctccctctccaacTCAATCGTTGTCCCCCGGTCCGAGCAGTGAGAGGCTGTAGCAGTCGGGTCGGTAACGGATCCGTGCGCTCGTGTCATCGGGCGCCTGTGAAATATGCATGAGGAGAATTGTGCGCTTGGGTTGGGAGTTCAACAACAGAAGGGTAATGTACACCGAACCAGTGAGTCGCTCCCACTCGCAAGTACCGAGGAGCACAATGGCAGCGCGGACAGACACACGTTCACTGAGCCGAGGAGTTGAGTTTCTCAAAGCTGAAAGAAATGTATCCAATAATCACACTCCTATGATGAATAAGAGGAAtaatagttgtgtgtgtgtgtgtgtccagtcctTTGTTCGTCCTATCACATTACCGTCTCAGATAGTGTACAAGGAACCTTGGTCATGGTGTCACTCAGCATCTTCTAGGTTACTCTGCTGAGTCTACTCCAAAGAGGCGTGTCTGCATCACATGACTGCATCACATGACTGCATCACATGTCTGCATCACATGACTGCATCACATATCTGCATCACATGACTGCATCACATATCTGCATCACCTGACTGCATCACCTGACTGCATCGCATATCTGTATCATCTGACTGCATCACCTGACTAGATCATATCGAGGCTTTCTGGTTGTCACGGAACATAGCGTAGACATGCTTACTTATTCTATTCTACTTAttctattttattctatttgaaaTACAATGTATACTGAGCATTTGTAgaagaaaaatgtgtttgtgacGAGTAAATATTGAACATTTTAGAAATTAAGCAATGAAAGAACATGTTTAATATTATGGTTTGTACAAttcaatctctcctctcaaccattaatattattatttacaccACTAAGTTTTACATTGATAGAAAGCAAACCCGAAAGCATTCACTCTGTGCAGGCTGTCGTCGCTGCGATCAATCACTCAATGAATAATTCGGCCTTGATGCAACTTCAGTGGGTTTTCATTAGAGTGTGAATGATGATGGAGCCTCGGGCGCGAGAGCTAAACACACTTTGTATCGGACTCGCGACGTTCCggcttattttttaaaatctttgccTCGATTGCAAATAATAACGAGATGTTGTTTGTTCCAAGATCACAAGAAAAATACAACCGCTGAAGTCCGACACAAATCGCGGTTCGGAAAAACCGCCACGTCTCGGGGAGTCTTTCAGTCCGGATGCCGTGGGGGCCGATCGGTTCTCGCATATTCCCCGAACAGTTTGTATTTACACAACCCGGCGCTCTATTCCCGACCCCCCGACCCGCCGCCCTCCTTTGCTGCAAAAGTGCAGActacttctttttctctcaccTCAGATCTCAAACCAACGGCAGTCTTGCTCAAAAACCCTGACGGATGGTcgcttctctcccctcctccccccaccccttcccTCCGGGCTCTCAGCAGTGCAGGATCTTGATGAAGGCTTTGCGAAACTCGATGTTGAAGGTGGTGTAGATGACGGGGTTGACGGCGCTGTTGAGATACCCCAGCCAGGTGACGGCGCTGTACAGCGGGGCGagatgcagcagctgctgcagtggGCCTTCAGCACGTGGGTCAGGAAGAAGGGCAGCCAGCAGATGATGAACACACCTTGGGAGCGGAGACGGGAGGCGgaccagagggtcagaggacGCACTACGGGATGATTCATGAGATAACCCGAACACAGGACCATGACATTGCTCAAACATtacagaactagaacgggcactcggtagagcgcataccttcgcatatcacaagattgggcattgaattatgaacattttggcattagttgcatgccaattggataggaattggtaaaaagattttgaccttttcgtgaccttgaccttgacctttgacccgatcgatcccaaaatgtaatcaaatggtccccggataataaccaatcatcccaccaaatttcatgcgattcggtttaatactttttgagttatgcgagtaacacgcatacaaataaataaataaatacacggtgatcaaaacataaccttcgacattttcaatgcgaaggctgAAGAGAGAGCCTCATCCATCACGACAGCAGTTTCACATTAATCACAAAACAGACAAGGTCACGACAATTTGAGTGaaaatccatttaaaaaaaggctccGGGGATAAATTTGTTAGATTTTACAATGTGCTCGTCAAACTTTTTTCAAATGTGCATTCAAAACCAATTTTTACAGAAACAATATGGGAATTCCTTGAATCCCAATTTACTTTTCCCCCCCTCTAAATCTAGATGAAAACATAATATAAATCATATGTTAATTTGGAAGGTAATGTGAGGTGAGATGTACTCACGTTATTGATTTGGCATATGCAACATCCCCAGATACTATTAGCCTGAATACATTGTATGtatcatatgtatatacacacacacacacacacacacacacacacacacacacacaca includes these proteins:
- the LOC130213226 gene encoding uncharacterized protein LOC130213226 — translated: MDSQVQTGSTGTPDARQPVDATLYPSLEQWASTSFQTPTSREVLSVSSLVPSTVLTLVPHYEPSSNGGVSPEPPACRGVTPEPERSGTFSPPYEEPEGGDEEIRPSSLPCADILQEVQQRKASDGGPLEEGSVGLMIPKADEEQESVPQACTSRELFLFVSFLMIINLITTSAILVKFLVFPSEFGDLFPPCGGKGNCSVPTQPPFLSKNPVNQTDNITADCPVLLSDGRRIVGGTLAAKDKWVWQVSMQWRGKHVCGGAIISPRWVITAAHCFVE